The Terriglobus sp. TAA 43 sequence AGCAATGCGTTCTGGATGGCGAAGTCGTCATCGCAATAAAACATGGTCTGGACTTCGATCTGTTATCACTGCGCATTCACCCTGCCGCGTCGCGGGTGAAGATGCTCGCCCAGCAGACACCTGCGTCCATCGTTTTCTTTGACATACTCCAGAATGGAGATCACCAACTCCACGATGTTCCATTTCGGGAGCGGCGCGCGAGGCTGGAGCAAGTGCTTGCGGATGCTAAGCCTCCGATCCACCTGACACCCGCCACACAGGATCGTTCAATAGCAGAAGACTGGTTCACCCGCTTTGAAGGTGCCGGGCTGGATGGAGTCATTGCGAAACCACTGGAAGGCGCGTACACGCCAGACAAGCGCACCATGCTCAAGGTGAAGCATGAACGCGATTGCGATTGCGTCGTAGCAGGTTTCCGATGGCATAAAGATGGAGAGAACGTAGCTGTTGGATCGCTGTTGCTGGGTCTGTATGACGATGCGGTGGCGCTGCAACACGTGGGTGTATGTGCAAGCTTCACTGCGACCAAGCGTAAGGAGCTGACAGAGTTCCTCGCACCGTATCGTGAGGATGCGTTAGCTCATCATCCCTGGAAAAACTGGGCCGATGCCGCAGCGCAAGCGGGTGGCCGCATGCCCGGTGGACAATCGCGATGGAGTGGCGGCAAAGATCTTTCGTGGGTGCCGCTACGAACTGAGTTGGTAGTAGAAGTCGCGTACGAACATATGCAGGGGGATCGCTTTCGCCATCTTGCACACTTTCGCAGATGGCGGCCAGACAAGGCGCCGAAGGACTGCACCTACGCACAACTCGAAACGGTACCACCGGCCGAGCTCATGCAGATCTTTCCCGAACGCACGTGATCAACGGTTGCGAAGCAGGATCCAAAGCACAAGCACTACCACCAGCGTAATGAGGGCACCCCGCTGCCAGAAAAAGAAACCCGTGCGTGTGGAATAGCCCACAACAACACAGCCCGTAAGCGACATACATCCGAGGAACAACGCTGACAGGACGGCAATCGGCTTCATTGCTTACCCTCCGCTTCTGTACGC is a genomic window containing:
- a CDS encoding ATP-dependent DNA ligase, whose translation is MSLLAQAPVLPMLAKRVDSIPEDTQHWSFEPKWDGFRALVFRDGDELLIQSRDGKPLDRYFPELREPLLQQLPQQCVLDGEVVIAIKHGLDFDLLSLRIHPAASRVKMLAQQTPASIVFFDILQNGDHQLHDVPFRERRARLEQVLADAKPPIHLTPATQDRSIAEDWFTRFEGAGLDGVIAKPLEGAYTPDKRTMLKVKHERDCDCVVAGFRWHKDGENVAVGSLLLGLYDDAVALQHVGVCASFTATKRKELTEFLAPYREDALAHHPWKNWADAAAQAGGRMPGGQSRWSGGKDLSWVPLRTELVVEVAYEHMQGDRFRHLAHFRRWRPDKAPKDCTYAQLETVPPAELMQIFPERT